From a single Sander vitreus isolate 19-12246 chromosome 2, sanVit1, whole genome shotgun sequence genomic region:
- the uts2r4 gene encoding urotensin-2 receptor has protein sequence MNCTPNATITPQLGLVLSPGPGDGGSQEGGGGGEGSGGLWVTFLLGATLMIMCAMGVAGNTYTLIITRSAALRRTGSMYVYIINLALADLLYLSTIPFVVCTYFAHDWLFGEAGCRILLSIDLLTMHASVFILVAMSLERYRAVARPFSAHRSSSRKRKLAAGIIWGLAFVLTLPMMVMIRLREGKPTAAGLVKRICFPTWTPEAFKAYITVLFLTSVLVPGLVIVGLYVGLASRYWAVQASLGGSSRSAQRRGLKQKVVSMIFSIVMAYWACFLPFWGWQLARLFSPESLKALSPAGHNYVNFFVTCLTYGNSCINPFLYTLLTRNYKDYLAQKGQSVGSSRADPGSAVTLPMQDL, from the coding sequence ATGAACTGCACTCCTAATGCCACCATCACTCCACAGCTGGGACTAGTCCTGAGCCCGGGGCCTGGAGATGGAGGGTCCCAggaaggtggtggtggtggtgaaggcaGCGGGGGCCTTTGGGTGACATTCCTGCTCGGTGCCACACTGATGATCATGTGCGCCATGGGTGTGGCGGGCAACACGTACACACTCATCATTACCCGTTCAGCCGCCTTGCGTCGGACAGGTTCCATGTACGTTTACATCATCAATCTGGCTCTAGCAGACCTGCTCTACCTCTCCACCATCCCCTTTGTGGTCTGCACCTACTTCGCCCACGACTGGCTGTTTGGCGAGGCTGGCTGTCGCATCCTGCTGAGTATCGACCTCCTCACCATGCATGCCAGCGTCTTCATCTTGGTTGCTATGAGCCTGGAACGCTACCGTGCCGTTGCTAGGCCCTTCAGCGCCCACAGGTCCTCGTCCCGTAAACGAAAGCTAGCGGCAGGGATTATCTGGGGTTTGGCTTTCGTGCTAACGCTTCCCATGATGGTGATGATCCGACTCAGGGAGGGCAAACCAACTGCCGCTGGTTTGGTTAAGAGGATATGCTTCCCTACCTGGACCCCTGAGGCCTTCAAGGCTTATATCACAGTCCTGTTTCTTACAAGTGTTTTAGTTCCTGGATTGGTAATCGTTGGGCTGTATGTGGGGCTAGCCAGCCGCTACTGGGCAGTGCAGGCTAGTTTAGGAGGTAGCAGCCGGTCTGCCCAGAGGAGAGGACTCAAACAAAAAGTCGTATCAATGATCTTTAGCATCGTAATGGCCTACTGGGCTTGTTTCTTGCCTTTCTGGGGATGGCAGCTAGCCAGACTGTTCTCTCCAGAGTCTCTCAAAGCTTTGTCTCCAGCTGGTCATAATTATGTCAATTTCTTTGTCACGTGTCTGACCTATGGGAACAGTTGCATCAATCCATTTCTTTACACTCTTCTGACCCGGAACTATAAAGATTACTTGGCCCAGAAAGGTCAGTCTGTGGGTTCAAGCAGGGCTGACCCCGGGTCAGCTGTAACTTTGCCAATGCAGGACCTTTAG